One genomic segment of Sphingobacteriaceae bacterium includes these proteins:
- a CDS encoding spore coat protein, giving the protein MSNITQHEAAELWEMSRDHMNMGIRLQWLAQSVQDPQLKSTLQRHVQHFQQAAQTLQSMMGESRGHQHSPGQYQSFHNHGHNQYSSGQSTYTTGQSFYGSHSQQSSVQPFDAVVVMGCLNDCKAMAVKCVWSATESSNPARQYLYQLAGDHLRMAEEHYHWLEQRGLYASPKADQQVIHQYTHTLNHIAGAGSQIMQGLGQYQTQGAGTGMHQPTYGTY; this is encoded by the coding sequence ATGTCCAACATCACCCAGCATGAGGCGGCGGAACTGTGGGAAATGAGCCGCGACCACATGAACATGGGCATCCGCCTGCAATGGCTGGCCCAGAGCGTGCAGGACCCCCAGCTTAAAAGCACCCTGCAGCGGCACGTCCAGCACTTCCAGCAGGCGGCCCAAACCTTGCAGAGCATGATGGGGGAAAGCCGCGGCCACCAGCACAGCCCGGGGCAGTACCAGTCCTTCCACAACCACGGCCACAACCAGTACTCGTCAGGTCAAAGCACCTACACCACGGGCCAGAGTTTTTACGGCTCCCACAGCCAGCAGTCGTCGGTCCAGCCCTTCGACGCCGTGGTGGTCATGGGCTGCCTGAACGACTGCAAGGCCATGGCCGTCAAGTGCGTTTGGAGCGCCACCGAAAGCAGCAACCCGGCGCGCCAGTACTTGTACCAACTGGCCGGCGACCACCTGCGCATGGCCGAGGAGCACTACCACTGGCTGGAGCAGCGGGGGCTGTACGCCTCGCCCAAGGCGGACCAGCAGGTGATCCACCAGTACACCCATACCTTGAACCACATCGCCGGCGCCGGCAGCCAGATCATGCAGGGTCTGGGCCAGTACCAGACCCAAGGGGCGGGCACCGGCATGCACCAGCCCACCTACGGCACTTACTGA
- a CDS encoding S-layer homology domain-containing protein produces MDDEQADKRRQDAVGFGMDATYDATYHEKDDSDTGITTSTWTVTFGGEAFLQIRELTAQYTNNTFKIYSLVRDKAGNQSGSMNDGTYETTLVIFEEEDDSEDEDEDRSDDRVSRSRKRSDDRPRRSPVMLTDIWGHWAYGDIEYLAARGIAQGVIDGAFQPDSPVTRAQFLALMVRALGLTGGAPAGVAFSDVPADHWAFETVSIALEKGLIEGVGNGGFDPDREITRQEMAIMLARALEWAGRAIGFGDPAAALADLDDKDAVASWATEAVAAVKNAGLMKGRAPGQFDPDGIATRAEAATVIKRLMDLLGIR; encoded by the coding sequence ATGGACGATGAGCAGGCCGACAAGCGGCGCCAGGATGCGGTCGGGTTCGGCATGGACGCAACATACGACGCAACATACCATGAGAAAGATGATTCCGACACCGGCATTACCACGTCCACTTGGACCGTGACGTTCGGGGGCGAGGCCTTCCTGCAAATTCGGGAACTGACCGCCCAGTACACCAACAACACCTTCAAGATTTACTCCCTGGTCAGGGATAAAGCCGGCAACCAGTCCGGTTCCATGAATGACGGCACCTATGAAACTACGCTGGTGATATTTGAAGAAGAAGACGACTCCGAAGATGAAGACGAAGACCGGTCGGACGACCGTGTCTCCCGCAGCCGGAAACGCTCCGATGACAGGCCGCGGCGTAGTCCCGTCATGCTGACCGACATTTGGGGCCATTGGGCCTACGGCGACATTGAATACCTTGCGGCCCGCGGCATCGCCCAAGGCGTCATTGACGGCGCATTCCAGCCCGACAGCCCCGTCACCCGCGCCCAATTCCTGGCGCTGATGGTCCGGGCGCTGGGCCTCACGGGCGGCGCACCGGCGGGCGTGGCCTTCAGCGATGTTCCCGCCGACCACTGGGCCTTCGAAACGGTAAGCATCGCCTTGGAAAAGGGCCTCATAGAGGGCGTGGGCAATGGCGGTTTCGATCCTGACCGTGAAATCACCCGCCAGGAGATGGCCATCATGCTGGCCCGGGCCCTGGAGTGGGCCGGCCGGGCCATTGGCTTCGGCGACCCGGCGGCAGCCTTGGCGGACCTGGACGATAAAGACGCGGTGGCCAGTTGGGCCACGGAAGCCGTGGCCGCCGTCAAGAACGCGGGCCTCATGAAGGGCCGCGCTCCGGGCCAATTTGACCCCGACGGCATTGCCACCCGCGCTGAAGCCGCTACCGTGATCAAGAGGCTGATGGACCTGCTGGGGATCAGATAA
- a CDS encoding QueT transporter family protein, giving the protein MSTRVLARTALLAAAYAAITVVLAPISYGPVQVRVSEALTLLPYFWGPWAAVGLWLGCIIANSWGGFGLLDVVLGCGLTLAAGLLTARMPSLGWAAVPPILLNALGVPIILVLMLDVPYWVTVLYVGFGQVLAVGVLGVPLAAALARRGLLTRDGQGWGRSGHP; this is encoded by the coding sequence ATGTCTACCCGGGTACTGGCCCGAACGGCCCTGCTGGCTGCCGCCTATGCCGCCATCACCGTGGTGCTGGCGCCCATATCCTACGGACCGGTTCAGGTGCGGGTCTCTGAAGCCCTGACCCTGCTGCCCTATTTTTGGGGGCCTTGGGCGGCGGTGGGCTTGTGGCTGGGCTGCATCATCGCCAACAGTTGGGGCGGCTTCGGCCTGCTGGATGTAGTCTTAGGCTGCGGTCTCACCCTGGCGGCGGGGCTGTTGACGGCCCGCATGCCGTCCCTGGGCTGGGCCGCGGTGCCCCCCATTCTGCTCAACGCCTTGGGCGTCCCCATCATCCTCGTCTTGATGCTGGATGTCCCATATTGGGTGACGGTTCTGTACGTAGGCTTCGGCCAGGTGCTGGCCGTAGGCGTGCTGGGGGTGCCCCTGGCCGCCGCTTTGGCCCGCCGGGGGCTGCTGACCCGGGACGGCCAGGGCTGGGGCCGGTCTGGCCATCCTTAA
- a CDS encoding metal ABC transporter permease has protein sequence MDAWSELVQALQLGFMQRAYIAGAVTGLLCPLIGTFLVTRRMALMADGLGHASFAGLVAGTLMGGRPLAGALAVSLLGALGIERLRRGHRTAGDVAIAIYSSFGLGVGMVLARMAGGLPMDLTGVLFGSIITVQPGDLAWILALAAVVVVTLTALRHQLFSILVHEEAARAVGIKVDLISQVLLLLTAATIVVAMRVVGILLVSALMVLPVATSLQFARGLGRTMGYSVVLGILSVVVGITAAYLADLPAGAAIVLTNLVFFAVAAAWSSARGY, from the coding sequence ATGGATGCCTGGAGCGAACTGGTGCAGGCCCTCCAACTGGGCTTCATGCAGCGGGCGTACATCGCCGGCGCCGTGACCGGGCTCCTCTGCCCCCTCATCGGCACCTTCTTGGTGACCCGGCGGATGGCCTTGATGGCCGACGGCCTGGGCCACGCCTCCTTCGCCGGCCTGGTGGCCGGCACCCTCATGGGGGGCCGCCCCCTGGCGGGGGCCCTGGCGGTGAGCCTCCTGGGGGCCCTGGGCATCGAGCGGCTGCGGCGGGGTCACCGCACGGCGGGCGATGTGGCCATCGCCATCTATTCTTCCTTCGGCCTGGGCGTGGGCATGGTACTGGCCCGGATGGCCGGCGGCCTGCCCATGGATTTGACGGGCGTCCTCTTCGGCAGCATCATCACGGTCCAGCCTGGGGATCTGGCCTGGATCCTGGCCTTGGCGGCGGTGGTGGTGGTCACCCTGACGGCCTTGCGCCATCAGCTGTTCAGCATCTTGGTCCACGAGGAGGCGGCCCGGGCGGTGGGGATCAAGGTGGACCTCATCAGCCAGGTGCTGCTGCTTCTGACCGCCGCCACCATCGTGGTGGCCATGCGGGTGGTGGGCATCCTGCTGGTCAGCGCCCTCATGGTGCTGCCCGTGGCCACCAGCCTCCAGTTCGCCCGGGGGCTGGGCCGCACCATGGGTTACAGCGTGGTCCTGGGGATTCTTAGCGTTGTCGTCGGCATTACGGCGGCCTACCTGGCCGATCTGCCGGCCGGCGCCGCCATCGTTCTTACCAACTTGGTCTTCTTCGCCGTGGCCGCCGCCTGGTCGTCGGCCCGAGGCTATTAG
- a CDS encoding metal ABC transporter ATP-binding protein yields MTRPGELLQAPNGAVPVLAMRDVAYSYGSRRVLYDINLTLHQGQLLGLIGPNGSGKTTLLKIALGIIRPHKGRVYWFGRDTTGRGPGPQVGYVPQNLQVFTPDFPATAAEVVATGLVRTGGLGGWWSRRDREAVEAALDLVGLAPLANHRVSRMSGGERQRVFIARALVNRPQVLLLDEPTASIDVDAQQSFYELLGRLHREHGLTILLVSHDIGMVTRKVTHLACLNRTLHYHGDIEGFLKDPDLSAVYGRDMAWVVHHHHEPPAPKRTGD; encoded by the coding sequence ATGACCCGGCCCGGCGAACTGCTGCAGGCCCCCAACGGGGCAGTGCCCGTGCTGGCCATGCGGGACGTGGCCTACAGCTACGGCAGCCGCCGGGTGCTGTACGACATCAACCTGACCCTGCACCAAGGCCAGCTCCTGGGGCTCATCGGGCCCAACGGCAGCGGCAAGACCACCCTGCTGAAGATCGCCCTGGGCATCATCCGGCCCCACAAGGGGCGGGTGTACTGGTTCGGCCGGGACACCACCGGCCGGGGCCCCGGCCCCCAGGTGGGCTATGTGCCCCAGAACCTGCAGGTCTTCACCCCCGACTTTCCCGCCACCGCCGCCGAGGTGGTGGCCACCGGCCTGGTGCGCACCGGCGGGCTGGGGGGCTGGTGGAGCCGGCGGGACCGGGAGGCGGTGGAGGCCGCCCTGGACCTGGTAGGCCTGGCCCCTCTGGCGAACCACCGGGTTAGCCGCATGTCCGGCGGCGAGCGGCAGCGGGTGTTCATCGCCCGGGCCCTGGTCAACCGGCCCCAGGTGCTGCTGCTGGATGAGCCCACCGCCTCCATCGACGTGGACGCCCAGCAATCCTTCTACGAACTGCTGGGCCGGCTGCACCGGGAGCACGGGCTGACCATCCTGCTGGTCTCCCACGACATCGGCATGGTCACCAGGAAGGTCACCCACCTGGCCTGCTTGAACCGGACCCTCCACTACCACGGCGACATCGAAGGATTCCTAAAGGATCCCGACCTGTCGGCCGTCTACGGCCGGGACATGGCCTGGGTCGTCCACCATCATCACGAACCCCCTGCGCCGAAAAGGACGGGCGACTGA
- a CDS encoding Fur family transcriptional regulator, which translates to MTIDQVLAQLRERGLRITPQRRSIVALLLEHEGHMTAQEVHDHLLPRFPDVSLDTVYRNLRLLSVLGIACQSHLQTGQAARFALASGRDHHHHLICIECGATVEFADCPMETLVKDVTARHGFTPAGHALEIYGYCAQCLGREQNP; encoded by the coding sequence ATGACCATTGACCAGGTGCTGGCCCAACTGAGGGAGAGGGGCCTGCGCATCACCCCCCAGCGCCGCTCCATCGTGGCACTGCTCCTGGAGCACGAGGGGCACATGACCGCCCAGGAAGTTCACGATCACCTGCTGCCCCGGTTTCCCGACGTGAGCCTGGACACGGTGTACCGCAACCTGCGGCTGTTGTCGGTGCTGGGCATAGCGTGCCAGTCCCACCTCCAAACGGGGCAGGCCGCCCGCTTCGCCCTGGCCTCGGGCCGGGACCATCACCATCATTTGATTTGCATTGAATGCGGGGCCACGGTGGAGTTTGCCGACTGCCCCATGGAAACCCTGGTGAAGGATGTGACGGCCCGCCACGGCTTCACCCCGGCGGGCCACGCCTTGGAGATCTACGGGTATTGCGCCCAGTGCCTGGGACGGGAGCAGAACCCATGA
- a CDS encoding metal ABC transporter substrate-binding protein gives MAGGDRAKSRNWMVPAILLVLVLLLAGGCMGRRPEPSQPADPGQGHGEPRLQAVATIYPLYEFTLRVAGQRAQVSMLTPAGADAHEFEPGPRDLERLAAADLFIYNGAGLEPWLDTLLGVLQEPGGPLLVEATAGIDLQPDRRPDPHVWLDPLLAAEQAASITQALAQVDPHGASYYRERGQKLQAELEALAQAYEETLQTCRLKDLVVQHGSYAYWRRFSLNPIPLTEGGHHDEPSPRRMAEVAALMRDRGITAVFADPLAHAQGATALARETGAVLLPLHSVENLSAGDREQGETYFSLMESNLANLRQGLDCNP, from the coding sequence ATGGCGGGCGGCGACAGGGCGAAGTCGAGAAATTGGATGGTTCCCGCCATCCTCTTGGTTCTGGTGCTCCTGCTGGCCGGGGGCTGCATGGGGCGCCGGCCTGAGCCTTCCCAGCCGGCCGACCCGGGGCAAGGCCATGGCGAGCCCCGGCTTCAGGCCGTCGCCACCATATACCCGCTGTATGAGTTCACCCTCCGGGTGGCCGGCCAGCGGGCGCAAGTATCCATGTTGACCCCCGCCGGGGCCGACGCCCACGAATTCGAGCCCGGACCCCGGGACCTGGAGCGCCTGGCCGCCGCCGATTTGTTCATCTATAACGGCGCGGGCCTGGAGCCGTGGCTGGACACCCTGCTGGGTGTGCTCCAGGAGCCCGGCGGGCCGCTGCTGGTCGAGGCAACGGCAGGCATCGACCTGCAGCCCGACCGGCGGCCCGATCCCCATGTTTGGCTGGATCCCCTGCTGGCGGCGGAACAGGCGGCCTCGATCACCCAGGCCCTGGCCCAGGTGGATCCCCACGGGGCCTCTTACTACCGGGAGCGGGGCCAGAAACTTCAGGCCGAGTTGGAGGCCCTGGCCCAAGCCTATGAGGAAACGCTGCAGACCTGCCGCCTGAAGGATCTGGTGGTCCAACACGGCAGCTACGCCTACTGGCGCCGCTTCAGCCTGAACCCCATTCCCCTGACGGAGGGCGGCCACCACGACGAGCCCAGCCCCAGGCGGATGGCGGAAGTGGCGGCTTTGATGCGGGATAGAGGTATCACCGCCGTTTTCGCCGACCCCCTGGCCCATGCCCAAGGAGCGACCGCCCTGGCCCGGGAGACGGGAGCTGTGCTGCTGCCCCTCCATTCCGTGGAGAATCTTTCTGCCGGAGACCGGGAGCAAGGCGAAACCTACTTCTCCTTGATGGAGAGCAATCTGGCCAATTTGCGCCAAGGCCTGGACTGCAACCCGTAG
- a CDS encoding phosphodiester glycosidase family protein, giving the protein MRRFARVFVVLLALLWSVPAALAAGPEPIGPGTTLQLIAEEINGAPQHVGVVVVDPTESLVAIKVGRAPRVGERERVSTQAARETRSQHAVIAAVNGDFFDNSAGFAGIPTGIFVVNGELLVNPWGPALGFAEDGRPFIGTPEWLAKVEILDESGRVVAQRQLDAVNRRRDENRLVLYTPAFGTSTLTNGWGVEVTVLGMPSPLTPDYAGEGVIQFVEVGDGLGIPWGPPPGNGQADDPPEDPGNDPNDVPDDESDDGVEQDESDEEDDDTGAPPGPPPPSAPPGHRPGSGSAQILPGTMVLSGHGEAGNFLLTHARAGRSVRITIEADTPWDEVRFAVGGRPILVSGGRPQAPSPGDPLPNSRAPRTAAGIDRSGRLVLVTVDGRQGGRAGMTLPEFADFLAGLGLQSAINLDGGGSTTLYARLPGHMEGRVVNRPSDGAERAVANSVQIISLAPEGTKVSRVWIEPGGPLLVLPGTQVQLTVRAQDEYFGPVDTSRWRATWSVEPVDRDEPPATVDGNGLLTATAPGQGRARVAVDGQQAQVEVTVLSPGEVGEVILDPGPEAGQWQPGQTVTLGVLVLDRQGRPVQVDPASLVWRAGEGLGTVEGSRLTLRDEEPAGELSVSLRYERDGAPVEERLARWLLSMDEEGRWLVVKAPEFDDVLGHWAAEAIGIMAGRGVVQGYPDGLFRPDQEVTRSELVRIVAGSLRAGGIVGDMDYNGDLRFTDADDIPDWVAEDLYAAVQWGLITGYEDGTFRGDEGVTREQAAAIVVRALALADPDRLEGITLPSRGASEDPADEPEPEDDGEDVPPEGDQEGMPESADFDEEEAQGDHVAGPEAHEREEEADAASVLPLFRDDEDIADWAWEIVYMGVQTGLIQGFEDNTFRPQDVLTRAQAVTLLVRVMNWQR; this is encoded by the coding sequence TTGCGTAGGTTTGCAAGGGTTTTTGTAGTTCTGCTGGCCTTGTTGTGGTCGGTGCCGGCGGCGCTGGCTGCCGGGCCGGAACCCATCGGCCCCGGCACCACCCTCCAGTTGATCGCCGAGGAAATCAACGGCGCCCCCCAGCATGTGGGCGTTGTCGTAGTGGATCCCACCGAATCCCTGGTGGCCATCAAGGTGGGCCGCGCCCCCCGGGTGGGCGAGCGGGAGAGGGTCAGCACCCAGGCCGCCCGGGAAACCCGCTCCCAACATGCCGTCATCGCCGCCGTCAACGGCGACTTTTTCGACAACAGCGCCGGCTTTGCCGGCATCCCCACGGGCATCTTCGTGGTAAATGGTGAACTTTTGGTCAATCCATGGGGTCCCGCCCTGGGCTTCGCCGAGGACGGCAGGCCCTTCATCGGCACCCCCGAATGGCTGGCCAAAGTGGAAATCTTGGACGAATCGGGACGGGTGGTGGCCCAGCGCCAACTGGATGCCGTCAACCGGCGCCGGGATGAAAACCGCCTCGTCCTCTACACCCCCGCCTTCGGCACCAGCACCTTGACCAACGGGTGGGGCGTGGAAGTTACCGTTCTGGGCATGCCGTCGCCCTTGACGCCCGACTATGCCGGCGAAGGGGTCATTCAGTTTGTGGAGGTGGGCGACGGCTTGGGCATCCCATGGGGCCCCCCGCCAGGCAACGGTCAGGCCGATGATCCTCCGGAAGACCCCGGCAATGATCCTAATGATGTTCCTGATGATGAATCGGATGATGGAGTCGAACAGGACGAGTCGGACGAAGAGGATGATGACACCGGCGCTCCCCCCGGACCGCCGCCGCCCTCTGCGCCTCCGGGCCACCGGCCGGGCTCGGGCAGCGCCCAAATCCTGCCCGGCACCATGGTCTTGTCGGGCCATGGGGAGGCGGGCAACTTCCTCCTCACCCACGCCCGGGCGGGTCGTTCCGTGCGTATCACCATTGAAGCCGACACGCCCTGGGATGAAGTGCGCTTTGCCGTAGGGGGTCGACCCATCCTGGTTTCCGGCGGTCGGCCTCAGGCCCCCAGCCCCGGCGATCCCCTGCCCAACAGCCGGGCGCCCCGGACAGCCGCCGGCATCGACCGGTCCGGCCGCCTGGTGCTGGTGACGGTGGACGGCCGCCAAGGAGGCAGGGCCGGCATGACCTTGCCCGAATTCGCCGACTTTTTGGCGGGGTTGGGCCTGCAGTCGGCCATCAATTTGGACGGCGGCGGCTCCACCACCCTCTATGCCCGCCTGCCGGGCCACATGGAAGGCCGGGTGGTGAACCGGCCCAGCGACGGCGCCGAGCGGGCAGTGGCCAATTCGGTGCAGATCATCAGCTTGGCACCGGAGGGCACCAAGGTAAGTCGCGTTTGGATTGAACCCGGCGGGCCCCTCCTGGTCCTGCCGGGCACCCAGGTGCAGCTGACGGTCCGGGCCCAGGACGAGTACTTCGGCCCGGTGGATACTTCCCGCTGGCGGGCCACATGGTCGGTGGAGCCCGTTGACCGAGACGAGCCGCCGGCAACGGTGGACGGCAACGGCCTGCTCACGGCCACGGCCCCGGGGCAGGGCCGGGCTCGGGTCGCGGTGGACGGTCAGCAAGCCCAGGTAGAGGTGACGGTGCTTTCGCCTGGGGAAGTGGGCGAGGTCATCCTGGACCCCGGCCCTGAAGCAGGCCAGTGGCAGCCAGGGCAGACGGTGACTTTGGGCGTCCTGGTTCTTGACCGGCAGGGGCGCCCGGTCCAGGTGGATCCCGCCTCCCTGGTCTGGCGGGCGGGCGAAGGCCTGGGCACCGTGGAAGGCTCCCGCCTGACCCTCCGGGATGAAGAGCCCGCCGGGGAATTGAGCGTCAGCCTCCGCTATGAGCGGGACGGTGCTCCGGTGGAAGAGCGCCTGGCCCGCTGGCTGCTGTCCATGGATGAAGAGGGCCGCTGGCTGGTGGTGAAGGCGCCCGAATTCGATGACGTGCTGGGCCATTGGGCCGCCGAGGCCATCGGCATCATGGCGGGCCGCGGCGTGGTGCAGGGCTATCCCGACGGCTTGTTCCGGCCCGATCAGGAAGTGACCCGGTCCGAGTTGGTGCGCATCGTGGCGGGCAGCCTGAGGGCCGGCGGCATCGTGGGTGATATGGACTACAACGGCGACCTGCGCTTCACTGATGCCGATGACATCCCCGACTGGGTGGCGGAGGATCTGTACGCCGCCGTCCAGTGGGGCTTGATCACCGGCTATGAAGACGGCACCTTCCGCGGCGACGAGGGCGTCACCCGGGAGCAGGCGGCGGCCATCGTCGTGCGGGCCTTGGCCCTGGCCGACCCCGACCGGCTGGAGGGAATCACCCTCCCCTCCAGGGGCGCCTCCGAGGACCCGGCCGATGAGCCGGAACCGGAGGATGACGGGGAAGACGTCCCCCCCGAAGGCGACCAAGAAGGAATGCCTGAAAGCGCGGATTTCGATGAAGAGGAAGCCCAGGGCGACCATGTTGCCGGACCCGAAGCCCATGAGCGGGAAGAGGAAGCCGATGCAGCCTCTGTTCTGCCCTTGTTCAGGGATGACGAGGACATAGCCGACTGGGCCTGGGAGATCGTCTACATGGGTGTCCAGACCGGCCTGATCCAAGGGTTTGAAGACAATACCTTCAGGCCCCAGGACGTGCTGACCAGGGCCCAAGCCGTGACCTTGCTGGTGCGGGTGATGAACTGGCAGCGTTAA
- a CDS encoding peptidyl-prolyl cis-trans isomerase, which translates to MGLRHRARWLAALVLGVALLVAACGGSGAGGDMNPREVVAVVDGTEITAGRLYQAMVAEYGQRALDNLITQVLIENEAKKAGVSVSDAEIDQRFDEVAEDYGGRETFEMLLEQSGFSVDSVRNELYMDLLVKKILAPTVDVSDEAVAAYYEENQDRFAVPDRVHTRHILTETEEEAREVLQRLQDGEDFAAVAAEVSTDPSAAANDGDIGWQERGALVDEYFDAAFAAEPGQIIGPVESIFGFHVIELIAKEEGRSPDFEEVQEDVREALLDEKVGEAMGPWLMELHGNAEIDNRLR; encoded by the coding sequence ATGGGTTTGCGACATCGAGCCCGGTGGCTGGCCGCCTTGGTTTTAGGCGTGGCCCTGCTGGTGGCAGCCTGCGGCGGCTCCGGCGCGGGCGGCGACATGAACCCCCGGGAAGTGGTTGCCGTAGTGGACGGCACCGAAATCACCGCCGGCCGCCTTTACCAGGCCATGGTGGCGGAATACGGCCAGCGGGCCCTGGACAACTTGATCACCCAGGTCTTGATCGAAAATGAGGCCAAGAAGGCCGGCGTCAGCGTCTCCGACGCGGAGATCGACCAGCGCTTCGATGAGGTGGCGGAAGACTACGGTGGCCGGGAAACTTTTGAAATGCTCCTGGAGCAGAGCGGTTTCTCCGTCGACTCCGTCCGCAATGAGCTCTACATGGATTTGCTGGTGAAGAAGATTCTGGCCCCCACCGTGGACGTGAGCGATGAGGCGGTGGCCGCGTACTACGAAGAAAACCAGGATCGCTTTGCAGTGCCCGACCGCGTCCACACCCGCCACATCCTGACGGAAACCGAAGAGGAAGCCCGGGAAGTGCTGCAGCGTCTGCAGGATGGCGAGGACTTTGCGGCCGTGGCCGCTGAGGTTTCCACGGATCCCAGCGCCGCCGCCAACGACGGCGACATCGGCTGGCAGGAGCGGGGCGCCTTGGTGGATGAGTATTTCGATGCCGCCTTCGCCGCCGAGCCGGGCCAGATCATCGGCCCCGTGGAATCCATTTTCGGCTTCCACGTGATTGAGCTTATCGCCAAGGAAGAGGGCCGCTCCCCCGACTTCGAGGAAGTCCAGGAGGACGTGCGGGAAGCCCTGCTGGATGAAAAGGTCGGCGAGGCGATGGGGCCATGGCTCATGGAACTCCACGGCAACGCCGAGATCGACAACCGCCTCCGATAA
- a CDS encoding glycerol-3-phosphate acyltransferase, translated as MTDPAAWPAIIAAAGLGYIIGSIPVGHLLWGWLGRAELRRLPGYMVGVPALLQHAGPRQAALVSLADVLKGMAAVLAASALPFVPPWWAAAAVPGVVAGHLFPLLARWLIPDPLPRSRGAFTTLGALLGLSLGAGLSWWVPVISVAVWLVTVLTPYLLGRGHGYTALGNVAAAVTAPVAAWFLGHRGPFISPLVITAILLVWRHKANLARMVEGQELGAAESRPLPVSQDEVTCAFLVHRMSPDDWWQMRLFAWLKPWAEAGRIPWRWLEGLALRLRPMHFDEIRGIVTADGRRVRVIILGIPLSAQQILDHPDLAVRRAVAAARLAEEMGARAFGLGAYWSVVGDKGQRVQEAVSIPVTNGGAYTAATVQTGLQEALALMESRGQNPEECTAAVVGAGGVVGFGMARNLAGNVRRLIMVGRNAERLERMAGRLAKRHPETIIETTTDLDALREADIIFSATSQPDSVIFPRHVAPNAIIFDLGRPADVDASVAEEVPGVQVIPGGVVKPPGEMHNRLDLHFGDGLIPACLAETIILAVTGRYEHRSLGERTSTASIAFFAEESRRLGFRVIDGSTDSPTPPTGEPALA; from the coding sequence TTGACGGATCCAGCGGCCTGGCCGGCCATCATCGCCGCCGCCGGGCTGGGCTACATCATCGGAAGCATACCCGTTGGGCACCTGCTGTGGGGGTGGCTGGGCCGGGCCGAACTGCGCCGCCTGCCCGGCTACATGGTGGGCGTGCCTGCCTTGCTGCAGCACGCCGGACCGCGCCAAGCCGCCCTGGTTTCCCTGGCCGACGTGCTCAAAGGGATGGCGGCGGTGCTGGCCGCTTCCGCCCTGCCCTTCGTCCCGCCCTGGTGGGCGGCGGCGGCCGTCCCCGGGGTGGTGGCGGGCCACCTCTTTCCCCTGCTGGCCCGCTGGCTGATCCCCGACCCCCTGCCCCGGAGCCGCGGCGCCTTCACCACCTTGGGCGCCCTGCTGGGCTTGTCCCTGGGGGCCGGCCTGAGCTGGTGGGTGCCCGTCATCAGCGTGGCGGTATGGCTGGTCACCGTCCTGACCCCCTATCTCCTGGGCCGGGGCCACGGCTACACCGCCTTGGGCAACGTGGCCGCCGCCGTGACGGCGCCCGTGGCCGCTTGGTTCCTGGGCCACCGGGGGCCCTTCATTTCCCCCCTGGTGATTACAGCAATCCTGCTGGTCTGGCGCCACAAGGCCAACCTGGCCCGCATGGTGGAAGGCCAGGAACTGGGCGCCGCCGAATCCCGCCCGCTGCCCGTCAGCCAGGACGAGGTCACCTGCGCCTTCTTGGTCCACCGCATGTCCCCAGACGACTGGTGGCAGATGCGGCTCTTCGCCTGGCTGAAGCCGTGGGCCGAAGCCGGCCGGATTCCCTGGCGCTGGCTGGAGGGCCTGGCCCTGCGCCTGCGCCCCATGCATTTCGATGAAATTCGGGGCATAGTCACCGCCGACGGCCGGCGGGTGCGGGTCATCATCCTGGGCATTCCCTTGTCGGCCCAACAGATCTTGGACCATCCCGACCTGGCGGTGCGCCGGGCCGTCGCCGCCGCCCGCCTGGCAGAGGAGATGGGCGCCCGGGCCTTCGGCCTGGGAGCCTACTGGTCCGTGGTGGGCGACAAGGGCCAGCGGGTCCAGGAGGCGGTGTCCATACCGGTGACCAACGGCGGCGCCTACACCGCCGCCACCGTCCAGACAGGGCTGCAGGAAGCCCTGGCCCTTATGGAAAGCCGGGGCCAGAACCCCGAGGAATGCACCGCCGCCGTGGTGGGCGCCGGCGGCGTGGTGGGCTTCGGCATGGCCCGCAACCTGGCCGGCAACGTGCGGCGGCTCATCATGGTGGGCCGCAACGCCGAGCGCCTGGAGCGGATGGCCGGGCGCCTGGCCAAGCGCCATCCCGAGACCATCATAGAGACCACCACCGACCTGGACGCCCTCCGGGAGGCCGACATCATCTTCAGCGCCACTTCCCAGCCCGATTCGGTCATCTTCCCCCGGCACGTGGCGCCCAACGCCATCATCTTCGACCTGGGCCGCCCCGCCGACGTGGATGCCTCGGTGGCCGAGGAAGTTCCCGGGGTGCAGGTCATCCCCGGCGGTGTCGTCAAGCCCCCGGGCGAGATGCACAACCGGCTGGACCTCCATTTCGGCGACGGCCTGATCCCCGCTTGCCTGGCGGAAACCATCATCCTGGCCGTTACCGGCCGGTACGAGCACCGCAGTTTGGGGGAGCGCACCAGCACCGCCAGCATCGCCTTTTTCGCCGAGGAAAGCCGCCGCCTGGGCTTCCGCGTCATCGACGGCAGCACCGACTCGCCCACCCCGCCCACCGGCGAGCCCGCCTTGGCCTGA